From Lemur catta isolate mLemCat1 chromosome 21, mLemCat1.pri, whole genome shotgun sequence, a single genomic window includes:
- the LOC123626279 gene encoding zinc finger protein 558-like, giving the protein MMMVHTMLNALEIRKDKKPKDKAPSSQYRDTALAGQEDMATAQEAVMCQDVAVEFAQEEWELLGAAQRMLYQEVMLENYRSLASLGGPGHRVPSACGICVADWNSGKS; this is encoded by the exons ATGATGATGGTCCACACCATGTTAAATGCCTTAGAGATCAGAAAAGACAAGAAACCGAAGGACAAAGCCCCTTCTTCACAGTACAGAGACACAG CTCTCGCTGGACAAGAGGACATGGCCACGGCACAG GAAGCGGTGATGTGCCAGGACGTGGCTGTGGAGTTTGCCCAGGAGGAGTGGGAGCTCCTGGGCGCTGCGCAGAGGATGCTATACCAGGAGGTGATGCTGGAGAACTACAGGAGTCTGGCCTCCCTGGGAGGGCCGGGGCACAGGGTGCCATCTGCCTGTGGTATCTGTGTAGCTGACTGGAACAGCgggaaaagttaa